The DNA segment GCAGCTAGCACCGCCAGGCGCGGAGTGTCCAAATGAGGATACGTTTTAGAAATAGCCTGCATATGGGTATCGACGCGGCTAGCAACCTCTTTCATATATTCAGCGCTGCTGCCGACGATTTTATAAGATGTACCGTAAATTTCAACATTTACACTAATACGGTCAGGGGTAGTCAAAATGTTGTGCCTCCTTCGGTCCTTACGTTTCATCTAAGCTGTCTGTACTTTGCACGAAAGTCACATCGAATCATTACATAGACTTGATTCGATGTGACTTTGTTCAATTCCTGCTATTTTCTTAATTCAGCTCTAAAAGTTTGCTCCAGCATCGACACAACTTGCCCATGCGCCGCAGTAATCTCCTCATCCGTCAGTGTGCGTTCCTTATGGCGATATACTAAAGAAAGAGCTACGCTCTTCTTGTTCTCTCCAAGCTTGCTGCCGGTATACACATCAAATACATTCAGCTCTTCCAGCAGTTCACCCGCTGTATTCCGGATAGCAGTCAGTAGCGCACCCGCTTCCACGTCCGCTTCCACAACGACAGCGATATCACGCTGCATAGATGGGAATCGAGGCAGCTCACGATATACAGCAGTATCCCCCGCATACTGGTATACCGGCTCAAGCAGCAGTTCGGCCACATAAGTATCCTCAAGATCATGTTCACGCTGCAGTTCAGGATGCAGCTGACCCACCGTTCCGAGCTTTTGTTTGCCTGACGACGTATTTAAATATACGGAAGCCGAACGTCCGGGATGGAAGCCCTGTGGCGCATCTGCTTCATAGCTAACAAGCTCACTAATTCCAAGGTAAACAAAAATGCTCTCCAAAGCACCCTTGATATCGAAGAAATCAACCTTCTCAGGAGCTGCATTCCAACGTTTCTCTTCACGATCTCCTGTAAGCAGTAAGCCTAGCACAGCTATTTCCCGAGGTTGTTTCGTTAACTTATCCTCGTCCGTTTGAAAAACGCTGCCCATCTCAAACAAAGCGAGATTATCCTGTTTCCGATTGCGATTATATGCAGCAATGTTGATTAATCCAGGAATTAGACTCATTCGCAGCACGCTGCGATCCTCACTCATCGGCATGGCCAGCTTCACTTCGCGTCCGCCTGCTCCGAGCTGAGGGAACATTGTACCGTAGCCTTCATGGATGAAGGAATACCCCATGACTTCTTGCCAGCCACCATGCACGAGCAGTCCCCTCAAAGTACGGCGTAAAGCTTGCGGCTTCGTATAACCCCCCGCTGTCGTAGGACCTTCGATCGCTGTTGTCGGGATATTGTCATAACCGTACAGTCGGGCTACTTCTTCGATCAGATCCACATCCCGCGTAATATCCCCACGGCGGGTAGGTATCCGAACTTCAAGCGAATCCCCTGCAACATCCCCACACTCAAAATGCAGACGGGCGAAAATGGCTTTTACCTCCAAAGCCGAGATATCCGTACCCAAGTATGCATTCAATTTTTTCAATGAAAGAGTAATGACCTTGTCCTCTGCCTCGGAAACGACAGCCTCCACAACACCTTGAAGCACTTGGCCACCTGCATAAAGAGTCATCAGTTCGGCCGCTCGATTTAGAGCAGGAATTACCGCAGCCGGATCAACCTCTTTTTCGAATCGAAGAGAGGCTTCCGAACGCAAACCTAAGTGACGCGATGTCTTACGGATTGAACCACCGTCGAATTTGGCGGATTCCAGGACAATATTTACAGTTTTCTCCGTAACCTCGGAATCAAGCCCTCCCATGACACCTGCCAGCCCGACAGGTTGATTCTCGCCATCTACGATCAAAAGAGCGCCCGCCTCCAGTTCTCTTTCCTGACCGTCCAGCGTAACCAGTTTCTCGCCTGCTTCGGCGGTACGAACGCCGATCCTGCCCCCCTTAATGGTATCGGCATCAAATGCATGCAACGGCTGGCCATATTCAAGCATAACGTAGTTGGTAATGTCCACAATGTTGTTAATTGGGCGAATTCCAGCCGCCATAAGGCGGTTCTGCATCCATTGCGGGGAGGTGCCGACCGTAACGCCAGAAATATATCTGACAGCGTAGCGGCTACATAATTCCTCCGCGTCAATTTTCACGGCAATCCGTTCGCTCGCAGGCTCCGCTGCCTCTATGAGCTTCTTGTCCGGCTCGGGCAGCTTGATTTCCCTGTCCAAAATGGCTGCCACCTCATAAGCTGCACCCAGCATGCTCAAGCAATCGGATCTGTTCGGCGTAAGGTCAAAGTCGAGCACCTTATCATCCAGCCCCAGCAGCTGTGCAATCGGCGTACCGATTTCGGTACCCTGAGGCAGCACAAGAATGCCTTCCTGCTGCTCCTTCGGAAGCAGCTTATCATTGAGGCCAAGCTCCTTCGCAGAACAGATCATCCCTTGCGAGTGCACGCCGCGAAGCTTGGCTTTTTTGATATCGAGCCCGCCTGGAAGCTTTGCTCCAACAAGAGCGACAGGCACCATTTGCCCGGCATCAACATTTTTGGCGCCGCACACGATTTGCAGCTCTTCCTCCTGGCCAGCATCGACGATACATACGTTCAGCTTATCCGCATCAGGATGCTTTTCCTTGCTTTTGACGTAACCGGCAACAACTTTGGTGACTCCCTTATTCCGATTCTCAATCGCATCGATCTCGATCCCGGAACGGGTAATTTGCTCTGCTAATTCCTCGATGACTACTTGATCCAAAGATACATATTCCGACAACCATTCGGTTGAAACTTTCATGCTTAAGTTCCCTTCTTTCTTATACAGGATTAAATTCGGGCAAACTGCC comes from the Paenibacillus lentus genome and includes:
- the pheT gene encoding phenylalanine--tRNA ligase subunit beta, whose amino-acid sequence is MKVSTEWLSEYVSLDQVVIEELAEQITRSGIEIDAIENRNKGVTKVVAGYVKSKEKHPDADKLNVCIVDAGQEEELQIVCGAKNVDAGQMVPVALVGAKLPGGLDIKKAKLRGVHSQGMICSAKELGLNDKLLPKEQQEGILVLPQGTEIGTPIAQLLGLDDKVLDFDLTPNRSDCLSMLGAAYEVAAILDREIKLPEPDKKLIEAAEPASERIAVKIDAEELCSRYAVRYISGVTVGTSPQWMQNRLMAAGIRPINNIVDITNYVMLEYGQPLHAFDADTIKGGRIGVRTAEAGEKLVTLDGQERELEAGALLIVDGENQPVGLAGVMGGLDSEVTEKTVNIVLESAKFDGGSIRKTSRHLGLRSEASLRFEKEVDPAAVIPALNRAAELMTLYAGGQVLQGVVEAVVSEAEDKVITLSLKKLNAYLGTDISALEVKAIFARLHFECGDVAGDSLEVRIPTRRGDITRDVDLIEEVARLYGYDNIPTTAIEGPTTAGGYTKPQALRRTLRGLLVHGGWQEVMGYSFIHEGYGTMFPQLGAGGREVKLAMPMSEDRSVLRMSLIPGLINIAAYNRNRKQDNLALFEMGSVFQTDEDKLTKQPREIAVLGLLLTGDREEKRWNAAPEKVDFFDIKGALESIFVYLGISELVSYEADAPQGFHPGRSASVYLNTSSGKQKLGTVGQLHPELQREHDLEDTYVAELLLEPVYQYAGDTAVYRELPRFPSMQRDIAVVVEADVEAGALLTAIRNTAGELLEELNVFDVYTGSKLGENKKSVALSLVYRHKERTLTDEEITAAHGQVVSMLEQTFRAELRK